From the unidentified bacterial endosymbiont genome, one window contains:
- a CDS encoding helix-turn-helix domain-containing protein, with protein sequence MTGRIDYRIEKYLLTEAAEPERLTLQWAEVLEECRDQQSGAEARLRLALLNVDYVTSFELPFRLLLTRAPQLIAGIREELPLSQKNVLFNGKRFGCVYSLKMKLDGIPDEYHYHLKTRIQRTDAHGGSEAPYRDIARQVKAPRERLKLALENGLAVTALDGLFWFGIQRIAADVQRLRKAGVKIVTSEVEVFDTLTKTRRRIPVYCMAE encoded by the coding sequence ATGACCGGAAGAATTGATTACCGCATTGAAAAGTATCTCCTGACCGAGGCGGCTGAGCCAGAGCGCCTTACGCTTCAGTGGGCTGAGGTACTGGAAGAGTGTCGTGACCAGCAGTCCGGGGCAGAAGCGCGCTTGCGCCTCGCGCTGCTTAATGTGGATTATGTCACCAGCTTTGAACTTCCCTTCAGGTTACTTCTGACCCGTGCGCCACAGTTGATTGCCGGGATCAGAGAGGAACTACCGCTCAGCCAGAAAAATGTTCTGTTCAATGGTAAACGTTTTGGTTGCGTGTATAGCCTCAAAATGAAGCTGGACGGGATCCCCGATGAATACCACTATCATCTGAAAACACGCATTCAGCGAACAGATGCGCATGGCGGAAGTGAAGCGCCTTATCGGGACATTGCCCGGCAGGTTAAAGCCCCTCGGGAACGCCTCAAGCTGGCGCTGGAAAACGGTCTTGCCGTTACGGCGCTCGACGGCCTTTTCTGGTTTGGCATTCAACGTATTGCCGCAGATGTGCAAAGGCTCAGGAAAGCAGGCGTAAAGATTGTGACCTCCGAAGTAGAGGTATTTGACACGCTAACGAAGACTCGCCGGCGCATCCCTGTGTACTGTATGGCGGAGTGA
- the pptA gene encoding tautomerase PptA: MPHIDIKCFPRDLNDDQKAALAQDIVQVIIRHFDSKDSSVSVALNQVQPEDWKAQVWDTEIDPNLDKLIKKPGYSM; this comes from the coding sequence ATGCCACATATAGATATCAAATGTTTTCCCCGCGATCTCAACGACGACCAAAAAGCCGCGCTGGCGCAAGACATCGTTCAGGTGATTATTCGCCACTTCGACAGTAAAGACAGCTCTGTGTCCGTGGCGCTGAATCAGGTACAGCCTGAAGACTGGAAAGCGCAGGTCTGGGATACCGAGATAGACCCGAATCTGGACAAGTTGATAAAAAAACCCGGCTATTCAATGTAA
- the ansP gene encoding L-asparagine permease — translation MNTSNKSASDHHAAKRRWLNSHEAGYQKAMGNRQVQMIAIGGAIGTGLFLGAGARLQMAGPALALVYLVCGIFSFFILRALGELVLHRPSSGSFVSYAREFLGEKAAYVAGWMYFVNWAMTGIVDITAVALYMHYWGAFGDVPQWVFALGALAIVGTMNMIGVKWFAEMEFWFALVKVLAIVVFLVVGTVFLGSGKPLDGNTTGFHLITDNGGFFPHGLLPALVLVQGVVFAFASIELVGTAAGECKDPQTMVPKAINSVIWRIGLFYVGSVALLVLLLPWNAYQAGQSPFVTFFSKLGVPYVGSIMNIVVLTAALSSLNSGLYSTGRILRSMSMGGSAPKFMSKMSKQQVPYAGILATLVVYVFGVFLNYLVPSRVFEIVLNVAAIGIIASWAFIVICQMRLRKAIKEGKAAEVSFKLPGAPVTSWLTLLFLLSVLVLMAFDYPNGTYTIATIPLLAVLLIAGWFGVRKRVNEIHLTAPVHPENEKQDGPLIEEKSR, via the coding sequence ATGAATACAAGCAATAAAAGCGCATCCGATCATCATGCTGCGAAACGTCGCTGGTTGAACTCTCATGAAGCGGGCTATCAAAAGGCGATGGGTAACCGCCAGGTGCAAATGATCGCCATCGGCGGCGCTATCGGCACGGGTCTGTTTTTAGGTGCAGGCGCGCGTCTGCAGATGGCGGGGCCGGCTCTCGCCCTGGTGTATCTGGTGTGCGGGATCTTCTCGTTTTTTATCCTTCGTGCGCTGGGCGAACTGGTTCTTCACCGCCCTTCCAGCGGCAGTTTTGTCTCTTACGCTCGCGAATTCCTCGGTGAGAAAGCCGCTTATGTCGCAGGCTGGATGTACTTTGTTAACTGGGCAATGACCGGGATCGTGGATATCACCGCCGTGGCGTTGTATATGCACTACTGGGGCGCGTTTGGCGATGTTCCTCAATGGGTGTTCGCCCTCGGCGCGCTGGCGATTGTCGGTACCATGAACATGATCGGCGTGAAGTGGTTCGCTGAGATGGAGTTCTGGTTTGCCCTCGTGAAGGTGCTGGCGATCGTGGTCTTCCTGGTGGTCGGTACGGTATTCCTGGGCAGCGGCAAGCCGCTGGATGGTAATACCACCGGCTTCCATCTGATAACCGATAACGGCGGTTTCTTCCCGCACGGACTCCTGCCTGCGCTGGTGCTGGTTCAGGGCGTGGTGTTCGCCTTCGCCTCTATCGAACTGGTCGGGACAGCAGCGGGTGAATGTAAAGACCCGCAGACCATGGTGCCAAAAGCGATCAACAGCGTGATCTGGCGTATCGGCCTGTTCTATGTTGGTTCCGTGGCGCTGCTGGTACTGCTGTTGCCGTGGAATGCATATCAGGCGGGCCAGAGTCCGTTTGTCACCTTTTTCTCTAAACTGGGTGTCCCTTACGTTGGCAGCATTATGAACATCGTGGTGCTAACGGCTGCCCTGTCCAGCCTGAACTCCGGCCTTTACTCTACCGGTCGTATTCTGCGCTCCATGTCGATGGGCGGCTCTGCGCCAAAGTTCATGTCGAAGATGAGCAAGCAGCAGGTCCCCTATGCGGGGATCCTGGCGACGCTGGTGGTGTATGTCTTTGGCGTGTTCCTGAACTATCTGGTGCCGTCTCGCGTATTTGAGATCGTACTGAACGTCGCCGCGATTGGCATTATCGCCTCCTGGGCCTTTATCGTGATTTGCCAGATGCGTCTTCGCAAAGCGATTAAAGAAGGCAAAGCTGCTGAAGTGAGCTTTAAGCTGCCAGGCGCGCCGGTGACCTCGTGGCTCACCCTGCTCTTCCTGCTCAGCGTCCTGGTGCTGATGGCGTTCGATTACCCGAACGGTACTTACACCATCGCCACCATTCCTCTGCTGGCGGTACTGCTCATCGCTGGGTGGTTTGGCGTGCGTAAACGCGTAAATGAAATTCACCTCACCGCGCCGGTTC
- a CDS encoding (R)-mandelonitrile lyase, which produces MKIIRSGSLPSIQGPEAWFTGTVRIDAPFQATEPAKVGGATVTFEPGARTAWHTHPLGQTLIVTQGRGWLQEWGKGAQPLNQGDIAWIPPGVKHWHGASAQTAMTHIAIAEAVNGSPVEWLEKVTDPQYQTLSY; this is translated from the coding sequence ATGAAAATTATCCGTAGCGGTTCATTACCATCGATTCAGGGCCCGGAGGCGTGGTTTACCGGTACAGTGCGTATTGATGCCCCTTTCCAGGCGACAGAACCCGCTAAAGTGGGTGGAGCAACCGTAACGTTTGAACCCGGGGCGCGTACCGCCTGGCATACCCATCCGCTGGGACAAACATTGATTGTGACCCAGGGCCGCGGCTGGTTACAGGAGTGGGGAAAAGGGGCGCAACCCCTAAACCAGGGCGATATCGCGTGGATCCCGCCGGGTGTGAAACACTGGCACGGCGCCAGCGCACAAACGGCGATGACCCACATTGCCATTGCTGAAGCAGTAAACGGTAGCCCCGTTGAGTGGCTTGAAAAAGTCACTGACCCACAATATCAGACGCTCTCATATTAG
- a CDS encoding LysR family transcriptional regulator: MLKDNFNDLLSFIVVARERSFTRAAAQLGVSQSALSHAMRNLEARLDVRLLTRTTRSVVPTEAGEQLFMRLSPHLLEIEQELAALRDTRDRPAGNIRITAGEHAMSAVLWPVLKPFMAQYPDINVEVTVDNGLTDIVDGRFDAGVRLGDQVAKDMIALRIAPDMPMAVVGSADYLQRFGVPQTPDQLAQHRCINMRLPTRGGLYAWEFERDGRELRVRVEGQLTLNSLTQRIDAAESGLGLAYVPKDSVREALAGGRLIQVLEAWCPTFDGYHLYYPSRRQHTTAFALLVESLRQT; encoded by the coding sequence ATGTTAAAAGACAATTTCAATGATCTCCTCTCTTTTATAGTTGTCGCCCGCGAGCGCAGCTTCACGCGAGCAGCGGCGCAGTTGGGGGTTTCGCAATCAGCGCTGAGCCATGCGATGCGTAATCTGGAAGCCCGGCTGGATGTCCGCTTGCTAACCCGAACCACCCGCAGCGTGGTTCCCACTGAAGCCGGAGAACAGCTTTTCATGCGCTTAAGCCCGCATCTGCTGGAAATCGAACAGGAATTAGCGGCGCTTCGGGATACGCGCGACAGGCCTGCGGGAAATATTCGCATTACCGCCGGCGAACATGCGATGAGCGCCGTTCTGTGGCCGGTACTGAAGCCTTTTATGGCGCAATATCCCGATATCAACGTTGAGGTAACGGTCGATAACGGTCTCACCGATATTGTTGATGGCCGGTTCGACGCAGGCGTGCGTCTGGGAGACCAGGTGGCGAAAGATATGATTGCGCTACGGATCGCGCCGGATATGCCCATGGCCGTGGTTGGCTCGGCGGATTATTTGCAGCGTTTCGGCGTGCCACAAACGCCGGATCAGCTTGCTCAGCACCGCTGCATCAATATGCGCCTGCCGACGCGCGGTGGGTTATATGCCTGGGAGTTTGAGCGTGACGGACGCGAACTGCGCGTGCGGGTGGAAGGCCAGCTCACACTTAATAGCCTGACGCAGCGTATCGATGCTGCCGAAAGCGGACTGGGGCTTGCCTATGTGCCTAAAGATAGCGTCCGGGAGGCGCTCGCCGGAGGACGGTTAATCCAGGTTTTAGAAGCATGGTGCCCGACATTTGACGGCTATCATCTTTACTACCCCAGCCGCCGTCAACACACCACCGCGTTTGCTCTGCTGGTAGAGTCATTACGCCAGACTTGA